The Deltaproteobacteria bacterium DNA window GCGTATCGGCTCGTAGAAGATGTGTACTACCACGTCTCCTAGATCCAGGAGCACCCAGTGCCCCTCACGCATGCCTTCGATGCCCATGGGTTTCAATCTTTGCGCCCTGAGCTCCTGCTGCATGTGTTCAGCAATGGCCTGGACGTGTCTGGTTGATCTGCCGCTGCAGATGACAAAATAGTCAGTAATGGAGACGATTTCGGCCACATGGAGTATTATGGGCTCTGTGGCTTTATGGTCAATGGCTACCTGGGCGCACAGCAGGGCTTTTTCCAGTGTTGCTTTTTGAACAGTGCCGCTGCCTACAGTGCCTTTCTTTTTTGAAATTGTCATCATAGAGCTAACTTTTCCCGGAACTCCCATAAAGTGCATGCTGGTATATGTAGGCTTCCACTGCTGCTGGGATCAGATAGCGAACGGAGCGGCCGCTTGCCAGCAACTGGCGGATTTTAGAAGAGGATATATCCATGAGAGTCACCTGGCGATAGTACACCGGAAGATAATGAGGATGGCTGAACTTGCCCTCATGGTCGTCGTAGACGAAGTCGCTGGATATCTGTGCTGTGAGCATAGATTCCAGCTGTTCATGAGAGTAGCCTGGTCTGGCTACCACTACAAAATGTGCCAGGGTGAAAAGCTGCCGGTATTTTCTCCAGGAAGGGAGATCCAGGAAGGCATCCAGGCCAACAATGAAGTACAGCAGTTCCTCTTCAGGGGAGTGGGAGGCGAGCCAGGTCAGGGTCTCCACCGAGTAAGATTTGCCCGACAGCTGACGTTCCAGGTCTGAAAGGGTGAAGAAAGGATTTTCTGCAACAGCAAGTTCGAGCATGGCATAGCGGTGTGAGAAAGAAACCAGACAGTGCAAATCTTTGTGGGGTGGATTTGCTGCGGGCATGAAAACTACCTCAGCCAGTTGCAGTGATTCCGCCACCTCTTCAGCTGCCCGCAAGTGACCGAAATGCACTGGATTGAAGGTGCCGCCAAGAATACCCTTTTTCATGGAGAAACCTTATGCAGAGTGTCAGTTGATTTCTGGCTGGCTTCGGCTGCCACTGCGGCCGTGGGCGTCCTTTGCTGCAAACTGCAACTGCAGGCTCATGATTGTCCAGACCTGCGGGCCGCGGGCTCACCTCGCTGTAATGCTGCTCGGTGCCAGGTGGTGTGCAGGTGCTGTTTATGGTTCGGCATTGAAGAACCGTGCCGCAGTCTGCAGGAGAGATATCCCCTGCACTGGCTGGCCACAGGAGCTCTGGCAATAGCCGGGCTGGAGCAATTGAACCGCTGGAACCACCTGAGACCTTCTTTTCCTGCCCACTGCCGCTGTTTGTTATGCCTCATGTTAGCACATTCAGAAGGATTTGTGATCGTCGCCTTCTTGCTGGAAGGAAAAAGTAGAATGATCGAGTCAAGCAGGCGGTTTGGCGAGGGCCTTGCTGTCGCCAGGTTCCAGCAGGGAGCCGAGGACAAAATTGTCTCTATGGATGACTTCATCCGAGTGTTTGTATCCCAGAGTCCGCTCGATCAGATTACTCCTCTTGCCTTTGATCAAATCGATCTCGGCAGCCGAGTAGTTTACCAGACCTATGCCCACGGTCTCCCCGAATTGATCGAGACAGCGCACCGGGGCACCCACGCCGAACTTGCCAGTCACCGAGACAATACCACTTGGCAGAAGGCTCTTGCCCTGTGTCTTCAGTGCCTTGGCTGCGCCGTCATCCAGAACGAGCTCGCCCTGGGGTTTCAAGGTGTGGGCGATCCATTGTTTTCTTCCCGGCAACCGCCTTTTTGCCGGCAGAAAGAGAGTGCCGATCTGCTTGCCGTCAAAAATTTGCTTGAGCACGTATCGTTTTCTGCCATTGGCAATGATCATAGGAATGCCGGCTGCGATTACTTTGCGAGCAGCTATGAGTTTGCTGCTCATGCCGCCGGTACCCACACTGCCTGGAGTGTCGCTGGCGCACTGCTGCAGACGGCGATCGATGCGGCGCACCAGGTGAATAATGCTAGCGTTCTCATTTCGCCTCGGGTCACAATCGAAGAGCCCGTCGGTATCAGTGAGAGCCACCAGGAGGTCCGCTTCGGTAAGGTGCGCGATCAGGGCTGATAGATTGTCGTTGTCGCCGAAGCGAATCTCGTCCACCACAACAGTATCATTCTCGTTGACAATAGGGATAATGCCCCAGTCCAGTAAGGTCTGCAGGGTATGACGGGCATTCAGATAGCGGCGACGATGAGTGAGATCATCGCTGGTGAGAAGCACCTGGGCAACTTTGAGATCATAATGGTGGAAGGCCTCTTCATAGGCCTGAATTAGGCTGCTCTGGCCAACAGCAGCGGCAGCCTGCTTTTGAGGAATCGTTCTGGGCCACTCTCGAAGCCCCACCTTGCGCATGCCGGAGGCAATTGCTCCTGATGAGACAATGACTACCTGGCGGTTCTGTTCTCGCAACAGGGATATTTCGTCGCAAAGGCGGTTGATTACCCCGAGGTCCAGACCACGGCTGCCTGTGAGCACGCCGCTGCCAACCTTGATGACAACGCGGTTTACCTCAGCCAGAATTCTTTGGCGTTCAGTTGATGTGAGCATGCCAGCCATTCAGCAGGATTCTTTCCGGTGCCAGTGTCCTGCTCGACTGCTCTCCTGGGAGGGGCTACCCTCTCGAATGGCTCCTCAGAGAATGACAATGGTGAGCAGGCCAGAGAACAAGATTTCGGTTTTATCCAAACAAGCCAATATTGTTCGAGCACCTCAAGAGAAGCAATTGCTTCTATTGCCGAGTGACGCCAGTTGTTCTGCTATTGCCTGCAACAAGAGTTGAACATTTTGCCCTGTGGCCGCAGAGATGGCATACACTGGAAGTCCAATTTTCTCAAGAGATGCACTGATTTTATTCAGCTTCTCCTGGCTGGAGAGCAGATCTATCTTGTTCAAGGCGATGATTTGCGGTTTGGCCAATAGCCTGGCGCTAAACTGCTCCAGTTCATGGTTCAGGGAATGAAATCGCTGCAGTGCTTCTGCTGGGTCCTCCTCAGTAATTGAGATGTCAATGAGATGGACCAGAACTCTTGTTCGTTCGATGTGTCGCAAAAACTTGTGTCCTAAGCCAGCACCGCGATGAGCGCCCTCTATGAGGCCGGGAATATCCGCCACCACAAAGGAATCGCCCTGTTGGGACCGCACCACGCCAAGGTTGGGCACCAGGGTAGTAAAAGGATAGTCGGCTATTTTGGGCCGGGCCGCCGAAATCCTGGCAATCAATGTTGATTTGCCCGCATTGGGAAAGCCGACCAGGCCAACGTCCGCCAGAAGCTTCAGCTCGAGTATGAGGTGGCGTTCTTCTCCAGGTTGACCGTTTTCGGCAATTCGAGGAGCCCGTCTGGTGGAGGTGGCAAAGCGGGCATTGCCTCTACCGCCAGCACCGCCTCTGGCCACTATGCAGGAGTCGCCCTCAGTGACCAGGTCAGCACACAGTTCTCCACTGTCAGCGTCTCTGACCTGAGTGCCCACGGGAACCAGCAGTTTCAAATCGCTGCCGCTCCTGCCAGTTTGCTGTTTACCGCGGCCGTGTTCTCCTCTAGCCGCCCGAAAATGTCGCTGGAAATGGAAGTCGAGAAGGGTTTGCTTGGTGCTGGTGGCCTGGAGGATCACATGGCCACCCCTGCCGCCATCACCACCATCAGGCCCACCTCTGGGGACATATTTCTCACGGCGAAAGCTCACACAACCGTTGCCCCCGTCACCAGCGCGCACGTGTATCTTGACCTCGTCAATGAATCGCATAGGTAGCGATGACCGGCGTTTTCAGACTTGCAGTTCATCAAGAACCGGGGGCATAGACGCTGACTTTCAACCGTCTCTTGTCTTTTCTCTCGAAGCGAACAACGCCGTCTATTTTGGCAAACAGGGTATAGTCTTTACCCATGCCCACATTTTGCCCGGGATGAAAACGGGAGCCAACCTGTCTTACCAGGATATTGCCGGCGCGGACAAACTGGCCACCGAAGCGCTTGACGCCTCGGCGTTGGGCGGCGCTGTCGCGACCATTTCGAGAGCTTCCTCCAGCTTTTTTGTGTGCCATATGCTTATTACCTCATGCGGAGGACATCTCTGGAGTTTGAATGCCTTCAATGAGCAGCTCGGTGTATCTCTGACGATGTCCCTGCTTCTTGCGGTAGCCCTTGCGTCTCTTGTACTTGAAAACGATTATTTTGCGTCCCAACACCTGTGCTCGTACTCTTGCAGTTACTTGCGTGTTGCTGAGCGTCTCTCGGTCCACATGGAGCTTGTCGCCGTCATTGACCATCAGCACGTCGTCGAGAGGCACCATATCTCCTACGGCAGCATCGATTTTCTCTACGCGAATCACATCGCCGGGACTCACGGTATACTGTTTACCACCTGTGCGAACCACTGCGTACATATGTCATACCTCCAGAATGAGAAATAGTCAAATTAATGTAAAATCTTCCTTTTGTCAAGATTCATCCGCCATTTTTGTGAAGTCCGCTCCGCTGCCATCAGGGGAGCTTTCTGTTGCCCTGTTCAGAGCATGTCCCAGCAGAAGAAGCATCAGGCCTGGCGAGGGGTCTCTGCTCAAGAGAGGCAACTTCAGGAAACCGCTGAGATTTCATATTGTTCGAGATGCAAGTGATTGTCTGTTTGCACAGTGATGCGGCCCTGCAGTTTTCGCTCCAGTTCTTCCAGATGCTGCCGTTCTTCATCGTAGAGCAGGTGGGCCACTTCTGGATGTGCTGTGACCATAATGCTCCGGCCAAACAGGGTTTCGTGTTCCCGTTCGATTTCCCGGAAAATCTCATAGCAGATGGTAGTTTTTGATTTGAGACATCCCTCGCCTTCACAATAGAAGCACGGTTCGCAGAGAACTCTGGTGATGCTTTCTTTGGTTCTCTTGCGAGTCATCTCTATTAGCCCGAGTTCGGACATCTTGAGAATGTTGGTCTTGCTCTTGTCCTTTCTGAGGGCCTCCTTGAGGCTGTTGAAGACCTTGTCGCGGTTTGATTCTTTGGCCATGTCTATGAAATCAATGATAATGATGCCGCCAATATTGCGGAGGCGCAGCTGGTAGGCGATTTCTTTCACAGCTTCCAGGTTTGTCTTGAGGATGGTTTCTTCCAGATTTCGTTTGCCCACGTAGCGGCCCGTATTTACATCTATGGCAGTAAGGGCTTCGGTAATTTCAATAATGATATAGCCGCCAGATTTCAACCATACCTTCTTGCCGAGAGCCCTCTGGAGCTCCACTTCTATGCCGTAGGCATCAAATATGGGTTCAGACTCTTCATAGAGCCTCACATCCGCCTTGAGGCTTGGCATAAAGGTGTCCACAAATTTGAGGATTTTGTTATATTCCTCCGGGGAGTCCACTATCAGTTTGTCCACCTCTTTGGTGAAAAGATCGCGTACCGCCCTCAGGCTG harbors:
- the rsfS gene encoding ribosome silencing factor encodes the protein MTISKKKGTVGSGTVQKATLEKALLCAQVAIDHKATEPIILHVAEIVSITDYFVICSGRSTRHVQAIAEHMQQELRAQRLKPMGIEGMREGHWVLLDLGDVVVHIFYEPIRSLYDLEGLWREAPRVEVKTTGGKKNSDGHT
- a CDS encoding nicotinate-nucleotide adenylyltransferase, producing MKKGILGGTFNPVHFGHLRAAEEVAESLQLAEVVFMPAANPPHKDLHCLVSFSHRYAMLELAVAENPFFTLSDLERQLSGKSYSVETLTWLASHSPEEELLYFIVGLDAFLDLPSWRKYRQLFTLAHFVVVARPGYSHEQLESMLTAQISSDFVYDDHEGKFSHPHYLPVYYRQVTLMDISSSKIRQLLASGRSVRYLIPAAVEAYIYQHALYGSSGKS
- the proB gene encoding glutamate 5-kinase, encoding MLTSTERQRILAEVNRVVIKVGSGVLTGSRGLDLGVINRLCDEISLLREQNRQVVIVSSGAIASGMRKVGLREWPRTIPQKQAAAAVGQSSLIQAYEEAFHHYDLKVAQVLLTSDDLTHRRRYLNARHTLQTLLDWGIIPIVNENDTVVVDEIRFGDNDNLSALIAHLTEADLLVALTDTDGLFDCDPRRNENASIIHLVRRIDRRLQQCASDTPGSVGTGGMSSKLIAARKVIAAGIPMIIANGRKRYVLKQIFDGKQIGTLFLPAKRRLPGRKQWIAHTLKPQGELVLDDGAAKALKTQGKSLLPSGIVSVTGKFGVGAPVRCLDQFGETVGIGLVNYSAAEIDLIKGKRSNLIERTLGYKHSDEVIHRDNFVLGSLLEPGDSKALAKPPA
- the obgE gene encoding GTPase ObgE, translated to MRFIDEVKIHVRAGDGGNGCVSFRREKYVPRGGPDGGDGGRGGHVILQATSTKQTLLDFHFQRHFRAARGEHGRGKQQTGRSGSDLKLLVPVGTQVRDADSGELCADLVTEGDSCIVARGGAGGRGNARFATSTRRAPRIAENGQPGEERHLILELKLLADVGLVGFPNAGKSTLIARISAARPKIADYPFTTLVPNLGVVRSQQGDSFVVADIPGLIEGAHRGAGLGHKFLRHIERTRVLVHLIDISITEEDPAEALQRFHSLNHELEQFSARLLAKPQIIALNKIDLLSSQEKLNKISASLEKIGLPVYAISAATGQNVQLLLQAIAEQLASLGNRSNCFS
- the rpmA gene encoding 50S ribosomal protein L27, which codes for MAHKKAGGSSRNGRDSAAQRRGVKRFGGQFVRAGNILVRQVGSRFHPGQNVGMGKDYTLFAKIDGVVRFERKDKRRLKVSVYAPGS
- the rplU gene encoding 50S ribosomal protein L21 — protein: MYAVVRTGGKQYTVSPGDVIRVEKIDAAVGDMVPLDDVLMVNDGDKLHVDRETLSNTQVTARVRAQVLGRKIIVFKYKRRKGYRKKQGHRQRYTELLIEGIQTPEMSSA
- a CDS encoding Rne/Rng family ribonuclease — encoded protein: MSTDLIINTTSYETRVALLENSTVSELYIERAGERSIAGNIYKGRVVRVLPGMQAAFVDIGLDKAAFLYVSDVSDNLDGMEEMMAAATEELDEEELECEQPLEFEAHIEDRLQEGQEILVQVAKEPLGSKGARITSHISLPGRHLVLMPTVDHVGVSRRIENDKERRRLRDLLLSIKPPTCGFIARTASEGVERDKIKTEMDFLLKLWNSIQRKNDHCQVPALLHQDLDVSLRAVRDLFTKEVDKLIVDSPEEYNKILKFVDTFMPSLKADVRLYEESEPIFDAYGIEVELQRALGKKVWLKSGGYIIIEITEALTAIDVNTGRYVGKRNLEETILKTNLEAVKEIAYQLRLRNIGGIIIIDFIDMAKESNRDKVFNSLKEALRKDKSKTNILKMSELGLIEMTRKRTKESITRVLCEPCFYCEGEGCLKSKTTICYEIFREIEREHETLFGRSIMVTAHPEVAHLLYDEERQHLEELERKLQGRITVQTDNHLHLEQYEISAVS